One stretch of Microbacterium terrae DNA includes these proteins:
- a CDS encoding mechanosensitive ion channel domain-containing protein, whose product MGDIVSQEWFWPAVIVSVGLPLTLIALTEMHNALARRGSRAAPIVMMVRNYLVPVAGVLVLISQPGAWQGSGTWPRVVWTIFGLLVIVVTINAINHLVFHRAEKGSWRDRFPAIFSDLIRFVFIIIGIALLFYWVWGADVAGVFAALGVTSIVVGLALQNAVGSIVSGLFLIFEAPFELGDWIETGGIRGQIIEVNWRAIHLDTGNGTVIMPTSELAEGSFVNLSRGPEPYAAVVEATFATDDPPGKVRELLVAVARDLPQAAHDRAPTATTNGGATYAVAIPLDSPGDLSAAVDTFLTRLWYAARRAELHLDGDATDDWRTPGRLQDALHQIVPLLSLRPSETDALVAHARLERYSAGEAILRPGIVPVETRFILSGTVDLMIPTDDGATVTVTELGRDDAVGLTALSRTQTISRAVATSEVDVVSLPVRVLDDIVRAHPVVAREIVRESENRVQQARLALAAVGARLPLARRVLG is encoded by the coding sequence ATGGGTGACATCGTCTCGCAGGAGTGGTTCTGGCCGGCCGTGATCGTCTCGGTCGGGCTGCCGCTGACGCTCATCGCCCTCACCGAGATGCACAACGCGCTGGCCCGTCGCGGCAGCCGCGCCGCACCGATCGTCATGATGGTGCGCAACTACCTGGTGCCCGTCGCCGGTGTGCTCGTCCTGATCAGCCAGCCCGGTGCGTGGCAGGGGTCCGGCACCTGGCCGCGCGTGGTCTGGACGATCTTCGGGCTCCTGGTCATCGTCGTCACCATCAACGCGATCAACCACCTCGTGTTCCATCGGGCGGAGAAGGGATCGTGGCGCGACCGGTTCCCGGCGATCTTCAGCGACCTCATCCGCTTCGTCTTCATCATCATCGGCATCGCCCTGCTGTTCTACTGGGTGTGGGGAGCGGATGTCGCGGGTGTGTTCGCCGCGCTCGGCGTGACCTCGATCGTGGTCGGGCTCGCGCTGCAGAACGCGGTGGGCTCGATCGTGTCGGGCCTCTTCCTCATCTTCGAGGCGCCGTTCGAACTCGGCGACTGGATCGAGACCGGCGGCATCCGCGGGCAGATCATCGAGGTGAACTGGCGCGCCATCCACCTCGACACCGGGAACGGCACGGTCATCATGCCCACGTCGGAGCTCGCGGAGGGCTCGTTCGTCAATCTCTCCCGAGGCCCCGAGCCGTATGCGGCTGTGGTCGAGGCGACGTTCGCGACGGACGACCCGCCCGGCAAAGTGCGTGAGCTGCTGGTGGCTGTCGCCCGCGATCTGCCGCAGGCCGCGCACGACCGGGCGCCGACGGCGACCACGAACGGCGGTGCGACGTACGCCGTGGCCATCCCGCTCGACAGCCCCGGCGACCTGTCCGCCGCCGTCGACACCTTCCTCACACGCCTCTGGTACGCCGCGCGGCGCGCGGAGCTGCACCTCGACGGCGATGCGACCGACGACTGGCGCACGCCGGGCCGGCTGCAGGACGCCCTGCACCAGATCGTGCCCCTGCTGAGCCTGCGGCCCAGTGAGACCGACGCGCTCGTCGCCCACGCGCGCCTCGAGCGCTACAGCGCTGGCGAGGCCATCCTGCGCCCGGGCATCGTGCCGGTCGAGACGCGCTTCATCCTCTCGGGCACGGTCGACCTCATGATCCCGACCGATGACGGCGCGACGGTGACGGTGACGGAGCTCGGACGCGACGATGCCGTGGGCCTCACCGCTCTCTCACGGACGCAGACGATCTCGCGGGCGGTCGCCACGAGTGAGGTCGATGTGGTCTCGCTGCCGGTGCGCGTACTCGATGACATCGTGCGCGCGCATCCGGTCGTGGCCCGCGAGATCGTGCGCGAGAGCGAGAACCGCGTGCAGCAGGCGCGGCTCGCGCTGGCGGCAGTGGGAGCACGGCTCCCGCTCGCGCGGCGTGTGCTCGGCTGA
- a CDS encoding adenylate/guanylate cyclase domain-containing protein: MSEATAAESTSVWVGTPRSRRRAGLSIYSILLIMLLSVSVLSSIVVGVIGYVNGTEALRAIAYERLVEIRENRAREMEQLFSNIESAVRLAALNDTTKRAVEAFSEGFAELDAGPVDPAQADAVDEFYRTTFAADLSEAAGEEVAGDTFAPRGAAQTYLQFNYVIPFASWEEAVLSDGAGDGSAWSEAHQRYHPYYRAMTELLDYEDVLMLDTDGNVVYSAFKGVDLGTDLFDGPYQLSNLATAYREAMDRNIVGDVVLADFAAYSPSLGTPAAWAVTPIADDGEVVGALAIELPIDRINGVMTVGEEWELNGLGATGETYLVGADRLMRSVSRSLIDDPDAYRAAAVAAGLSTSQAGLGVRNGDTLMQQSVTTDAVDRALSGQSGTIVERDYLGRDTLAAYAPLGIDGLDWAIVAQETSNEALVPVEDFTRNLILSTAGMIIFVCLLSLVLAQVFVRPLRRLKTAAQRIGAGEEGVQVDAGSSDELADVATAFNDMSRSLQAKSQLIAEQERASEQLILSFMPEGMASRYRHGDDAITQESDDVTVIFADIVGFEELALTLSSDEAVARLNDLIRTFDEAAERHGVERARTTRQSYLATCGLATPRVDNARRAVDFALEIQTILERYSTQQGIDLTLRAGLASGKVTSGLIGRARIVYDMWGDAVNLAFRVQDDTDQPGVYITQRVADRLPESAAITPVGEVDTHEGVQRVWKVSIPAPIVEG; this comes from the coding sequence GTGTCAGAGGCGACCGCAGCGGAGTCGACCAGTGTCTGGGTGGGTACCCCGCGCTCACGTCGGCGTGCGGGCCTGTCGATCTACTCGATCCTGCTCATCATGTTGCTGTCGGTGAGCGTGCTCTCGAGCATCGTGGTCGGTGTCATCGGGTACGTCAACGGCACCGAGGCCCTGCGGGCGATCGCGTACGAGCGTCTCGTCGAGATCCGCGAGAACCGCGCACGCGAGATGGAGCAGCTGTTCTCCAACATCGAGAGTGCGGTGCGCCTGGCCGCCCTCAACGACACGACCAAGCGCGCGGTCGAGGCGTTCTCGGAGGGGTTCGCCGAACTCGACGCGGGGCCGGTCGATCCGGCGCAGGCCGATGCGGTCGACGAGTTCTACCGCACCACGTTCGCAGCCGACCTGTCGGAGGCCGCGGGCGAAGAGGTGGCCGGCGACACGTTCGCGCCCCGGGGCGCCGCTCAGACCTACCTGCAGTTCAACTACGTGATCCCGTTCGCCTCGTGGGAGGAGGCGGTGCTCTCAGACGGCGCCGGAGACGGCAGTGCGTGGAGCGAGGCGCACCAGCGCTACCACCCCTACTACCGTGCGATGACCGAGCTGCTCGATTACGAAGACGTGCTCATGCTCGACACCGACGGCAACGTCGTCTACTCCGCGTTCAAGGGGGTCGATCTCGGCACCGACTTGTTCGACGGGCCGTACCAGCTCTCGAACCTCGCCACCGCGTACCGCGAGGCGATGGACCGCAACATCGTGGGCGACGTGGTGCTCGCCGACTTCGCCGCGTACTCGCCCAGTCTCGGCACGCCGGCAGCCTGGGCGGTGACGCCCATCGCCGACGACGGCGAAGTGGTCGGGGCTCTCGCCATCGAGCTGCCGATCGACCGGATCAACGGCGTGATGACGGTGGGCGAGGAGTGGGAGCTGAACGGCCTCGGTGCCACGGGCGAGACGTACCTCGTGGGAGCCGATCGTCTGATGAGGTCGGTGTCGCGCTCGCTGATAGACGATCCCGACGCGTACCGCGCGGCGGCGGTCGCCGCCGGCCTCTCGACCTCGCAGGCGGGCCTGGGCGTGCGCAACGGAGACACGCTCATGCAGCAGTCGGTGACGACGGATGCCGTCGACCGGGCGCTGTCGGGTCAGTCCGGCACCATCGTGGAGCGCGACTACCTCGGCCGCGACACGCTCGCGGCATATGCTCCGCTCGGCATCGACGGACTCGACTGGGCGATCGTCGCGCAGGAGACGTCGAACGAGGCGCTCGTGCCGGTGGAGGACTTCACGCGCAACCTGATCCTCTCCACGGCAGGCATGATCATCTTCGTCTGCCTGCTCTCACTCGTGCTCGCACAGGTGTTCGTGCGGCCGCTGCGGCGTCTCAAGACCGCGGCGCAGCGGATCGGCGCCGGCGAGGAGGGCGTCCAGGTGGACGCCGGGTCGAGCGACGAGCTCGCCGACGTCGCGACAGCCTTCAACGACATGAGCCGCAGCCTCCAGGCCAAGTCGCAGCTGATCGCCGAGCAGGAGCGGGCGAGCGAGCAGCTCATCCTCTCGTTCATGCCCGAGGGCATGGCGAGCCGCTACCGCCACGGCGACGATGCGATCACGCAGGAGAGCGACGACGTAACGGTGATCTTCGCCGACATCGTCGGTTTCGAGGAGCTCGCGCTCACCCTCTCGAGTGACGAGGCGGTGGCGCGTCTCAACGACCTCATCCGCACCTTCGACGAGGCAGCCGAGCGCCACGGGGTGGAGCGGGCGCGCACCACCCGGCAGAGCTACCTCGCGACGTGCGGCCTGGCCACGCCGCGCGTCGACAACGCCCGGCGCGCGGTGGACTTCGCCCTCGAGATCCAGACGATCCTCGAGCGCTATTCGACGCAGCAGGGCATCGACCTCACACTGCGCGCCGGGCTCGCCTCGGGCAAGGTGACCAGCGGTCTCATCGGGCGCGCGCGGATCGTGTACGACATGTGGGGCGACGCGGTGAACCTGGCGTTCCGCGTGCAGGACGACACCGATCAGCCGGGCGTCTACATCACTCAGCGCGTGGCGGACCGGCTGCCCGAGTCTGCCGCGATCACCCCGGTCGGCGAGGTCGACACGCACGAGGGCGTCCAGCGGGTCTGGAAGGTCTCGATCCCCGCCCCGATCGTCGAGGGGTGA
- the rplQ gene encoding 50S ribosomal protein L17, whose product MPKPTKGPRLGGGPAHERLLLANLAAALFTHKSIKTTETKAKRLRPLAERLITFAKRGDLHARRRVLSVIGDKEVVHVLFTEIAPLVADREGGYTRITKVGNRKGDNAPMAVIELVLEPVNPKPKSAKKAAKAEAAPVEEAPAEEAPVEDAAADAGAESQAEGAAAEAAAEDAVEAPAEEKSE is encoded by the coding sequence ATGCCCAAGCCCACCAAGGGTCCCCGCCTCGGAGGCGGCCCCGCCCACGAGCGCCTGCTGCTTGCCAACCTGGCCGCTGCGCTGTTCACGCACAAGTCGATCAAGACGACCGAGACCAAGGCCAAGCGCCTGCGTCCGCTCGCCGAGCGCCTGATCACGTTCGCCAAGCGCGGCGACCTGCACGCGCGTCGTCGCGTGCTGTCGGTCATCGGTGACAAGGAAGTCGTGCACGTCCTCTTCACCGAGATCGCGCCGCTCGTCGCAGACCGTGAGGGCGGCTACACCCGCATCACGAAGGTCGGCAACCGCAAGGGCGACAACGCCCCCATGGCCGTGATCGAGCTCGTCCTCGAGCCCGTCAACCCGAAGCCGAAGTCGGCCAAGAAGGCCGCCAAGGCCGAGGCTGCCCCGGTCGAGGAGGCCCCGGCCGAGGAGGCTCCCGTCGAGGACGCCGCCGCCGACGCCGGTGCGGAGTCGCAGGCCGAGGGTGCCGCCGCCGAGGCAGCAGCCGAGGATGCCGTCGAGGCGCCCGCCGAGGAGAAGTCCGAGTAA
- a CDS encoding DNA-directed RNA polymerase subunit alpha encodes MLIAQRPTLTEEKIGEFRSRFVIEPLEPGFGYTIGNALRRSLLSSIPGAAVTSIRIDGVLHEFSTIPGVKEDVTEIILNIKQLVVSSERDEPITAYLRKTGAGEVTAADISAPAGVEVHNPELVIATLNDTAKFELELTIERGRGYVSATQNRNEYAEAGQIPIDSIYSPVLKVSYRVDATRAGERTDFDKLVLDVESKPSIDPRDAVASAGRTLTELFGLARELNVEAEGIEIGPAPVETVLSNELSMPIEDLDLSVRSYNCLKREGINTVSELVALSETQLMNIRNFGQKSVDEVRDKLISLGLSLKDSVPGFDGAHFYAGYDDETV; translated from the coding sequence GTGCTCATCGCACAGCGTCCGACTCTGACCGAGGAGAAGATCGGGGAGTTCCGCAGCCGTTTCGTCATCGAGCCGCTGGAGCCCGGCTTCGGCTACACGATCGGCAACGCGCTGCGTCGCAGCCTCCTGTCGTCGATCCCCGGCGCGGCCGTCACCTCGATCCGCATCGACGGCGTCCTCCACGAGTTCAGCACCATCCCCGGTGTCAAGGAGGATGTCACCGAGATCATCCTCAACATCAAGCAGCTGGTCGTCTCCAGCGAGCGCGACGAGCCCATCACCGCGTACCTGCGCAAGACCGGCGCCGGTGAGGTCACCGCCGCCGACATCTCTGCGCCGGCCGGTGTCGAGGTGCACAACCCCGAGCTCGTCATCGCGACCCTGAACGACACCGCGAAGTTCGAGCTCGAGCTCACCATCGAGCGTGGCCGCGGCTACGTGTCGGCGACCCAGAACCGCAACGAGTACGCCGAGGCGGGCCAGATCCCGATCGACTCGATCTACTCGCCGGTCCTCAAGGTCAGCTACCGCGTCGACGCCACCCGTGCCGGTGAGCGCACCGACTTCGACAAGCTGGTGCTCGACGTCGAGAGCAAGCCGTCGATCGACCCGCGCGACGCCGTCGCCTCGGCCGGTCGCACCCTCACCGAGCTGTTCGGCCTCGCCCGCGAGCTCAACGTCGAGGCCGAGGGCATCGAGATCGGCCCCGCGCCGGTCGAGACCGTGCTCTCGAACGAGCTGTCGATGCCGATCGAGGACCTCGATCTGTCGGTGCGTTCGTACAACTGCCTCAAGCGTGAGGGCATCAACACCGTTTCGGAGCTCGTCGCCCTCTCGGAGACGCAGCTCATGAACATCCGCAACTTCGGTCAGAAGTCGGTCGACGAGGTGCGCGACAAGCTCATCTCGCTCGGCCTGTCGCTCAAGGACTCGGTCCCCGGGTTCGACGGTGCACACTTCTACGCCGGCTACGACGACGAGACCGTCTGA
- the rpsK gene encoding 30S ribosomal protein S11 produces MAQAKSAARKPRRKEKKNIALGQAHIKSTFNNTIVSITDPSGAVISWASSGGVGFKGSRKSTPYAAGMAAESAARQAQEHGVKKVDVFVKGPGSGRETAIRSLQAAGLEVGSINDVTPQAHNGCRPPKRRRV; encoded by the coding sequence ATGGCACAGGCCAAGTCCGCTGCGCGCAAGCCGCGCCGCAAGGAGAAGAAGAACATCGCGCTGGGCCAGGCCCACATCAAGTCGACGTTCAACAACACGATCGTCTCGATCACCGACCCGTCGGGCGCTGTCATCAGCTGGGCCTCCTCGGGTGGCGTGGGCTTCAAGGGCTCGCGCAAGTCGACGCCGTACGCCGCCGGCATGGCCGCGGAGTCCGCTGCCCGCCAGGCGCAGGAGCACGGCGTCAAGAAGGTCGACGTCTTCGTCAAGGGCCCCGGTTCGGGCCGCGAGACCGCGATCCGCTCGCTCCAGGCCGCAGGCCTCGAGGTCGGCTCGATCAACGACGTCACCCCGCAGGCACACAACGGCTGCCGTCCGCCGAAGCGTCGCCGCGTCTGA
- the rpsM gene encoding 30S ribosomal protein S13, which produces MARLAGVDIPRDKRVVIALTYIYGIGRTRSVEILQATEIDESIRVKDLTDDQLVALRDHIEGTYKVEGDLRREVAADIRRKVEIGSYEGLRHRRGLPVRGQRTKTNARTRKGPKRTVAGKKKAR; this is translated from the coding sequence ATGGCACGTCTTGCCGGCGTTGACATCCCGCGCGACAAGCGCGTGGTGATCGCCCTTACCTACATCTACGGCATCGGCCGTACCCGCTCGGTCGAGATCCTTCAGGCGACCGAGATCGACGAGAGCATCCGCGTCAAGGACCTCACCGACGACCAGCTCGTCGCGCTCCGCGACCACATCGAAGGCACCTACAAGGTGGAGGGTGACCTTCGCCGCGAGGTCGCCGCCGACATCCGCCGCAAGGTCGAGATCGGCTCCTACGAGGGTCTGCGCCACCGTCGCGGCCTCCCGGTGCGCGGTCAGCGCACGAAGACGAACGCGCGTACCCGCAAGGGTCCCAAGCGCACCGTCGCCGGCAAGAAGAAGGCGCGCTAA
- the rpmJ gene encoding 50S ribosomal protein L36 produces the protein MKVNPSVKPICDHCKVIRRHGRVMVICKSNPRHKQRQG, from the coding sequence ATGAAGGTCAACCCCTCCGTCAAGCCCATCTGCGACCACTGCAAGGTCATCCGCCGCCACGGCCGCGTCATGGTGATCTGCAAGAGCAACCCGCGTCACAAGCAGCGCCAGGGCTGA
- the infA gene encoding translation initiation factor IF-1, with protein MAKKDGVIEIEGVVSEALPNAMFRVELSNGHKVLATISGKMRQNYIRIIPEDRVVVELSPYDLTRGRIVYRYR; from the coding sequence ATGGCGAAGAAAGACGGTGTCATCGAGATCGAGGGCGTCGTGTCCGAGGCTCTGCCCAATGCGATGTTCCGCGTTGAGCTCAGCAATGGCCACAAGGTGCTCGCCACGATCTCCGGAAAGATGCGGCAGAACTACATCCGCATCATCCCCGAGGACCGTGTCGTCGTGGAGCTCAGTCCCTACGACCTCACCCGCGGGCGCATCGTCTACCGCTACCGCTAG
- a CDS encoding DsbA family protein, with amino-acid sequence MAEGTRKVNWFAIWVSAAVVVALVLVTVLVVSLNNAGTDPGDPPQSAVIEEDTGAILVGEGPDRLDTYIDFMCPICNQFEQVYGESIQGLADDGTITLGIHPISILDRYSQGTEYSTRAANAMYCVAVADADAAVPFMQAMFANQPEEQSEGLTDDQILQVAASVDVTGIDACVTGQEYAGFVTAMTAETPLQPGASGIGTPTIAVNGEAIANADLPQPDQLATLFD; translated from the coding sequence ATGGCTGAGGGAACGCGCAAGGTCAACTGGTTCGCGATCTGGGTGAGCGCCGCGGTGGTCGTTGCTCTCGTGCTGGTGACTGTGCTGGTCGTCTCGCTCAACAACGCCGGCACCGATCCGGGCGATCCTCCGCAGTCCGCCGTGATCGAGGAGGACACCGGCGCCATCCTCGTGGGGGAGGGGCCTGACCGCCTCGACACCTACATCGACTTCATGTGCCCCATCTGCAACCAGTTCGAGCAGGTGTACGGCGAGTCGATCCAGGGCCTCGCCGACGACGGCACCATCACGCTCGGCATCCACCCGATCTCGATCCTCGACCGCTATTCGCAGGGCACCGAGTACTCGACCCGCGCGGCCAACGCGATGTACTGCGTGGCGGTCGCCGATGCTGACGCCGCTGTGCCGTTCATGCAGGCGATGTTTGCGAACCAGCCCGAGGAGCAGTCCGAGGGGCTCACCGACGACCAGATCCTCCAGGTGGCGGCGAGCGTCGACGTGACGGGCATCGATGCATGCGTCACCGGCCAGGAGTACGCCGGGTTCGTCACGGCGATGACCGCCGAGACGCCGCTGCAGCCGGGGGCCTCCGGAATCGGGACGCCGACGATCGCCGTGAACGGCGAGGCGATCGCGAACGCCGACCTGCCCCAGCCCGACCAGCTGGCGACGCTCTTCGACTGA
- the map gene encoding type I methionyl aminopeptidase, translated as MGLRRSIYKTPAQMRAMVEPGLITAAALDAARALVAPGVTTLELDAAASAVIVGRGAKSNFQMVRGYRHTICTSVNEQVVHGIPGSQVLAPGDILSVDAGAEYGGWNGDSAFTVVIPDAARPEVVAERERLSEVTRGSLWAGIASLATARRLAEVGAAIQGHIEANAPEPGYGILREYVGHGIGRKMHEAPSVFNYRVSDPGPEVRPGLVLAIEPMVVIGDQATFVEDDDWTVSTVDGTAGSHWEHSVAVHDDGIWVLTAPDGGAEGLAPFGVTPVPIA; from the coding sequence GTGGGACTCCGCCGCTCGATCTACAAGACGCCCGCCCAGATGCGGGCGATGGTCGAGCCCGGACTCATCACCGCCGCAGCGCTCGACGCCGCGCGCGCACTGGTGGCACCGGGTGTGACGACGCTGGAGCTCGACGCCGCTGCGTCCGCGGTCATCGTGGGGCGGGGTGCGAAGTCGAACTTCCAGATGGTGCGCGGGTACCGCCACACCATCTGCACCTCGGTGAACGAGCAGGTCGTCCACGGAATCCCCGGCTCGCAGGTGCTCGCCCCCGGCGACATCCTCTCGGTCGACGCCGGTGCCGAGTACGGCGGATGGAACGGCGACAGTGCGTTCACCGTGGTGATCCCGGATGCTGCGCGCCCCGAGGTCGTCGCCGAGCGCGAGCGGCTCTCGGAAGTGACCCGCGGCTCGCTGTGGGCGGGGATCGCATCTCTCGCCACCGCTCGGCGTCTCGCCGAGGTGGGCGCCGCGATCCAGGGCCACATCGAGGCGAACGCGCCCGAGCCGGGCTACGGCATCCTGCGCGAGTACGTGGGGCACGGCATCGGTCGCAAGATGCACGAGGCGCCGTCGGTGTTCAACTACCGCGTCTCCGACCCCGGGCCCGAGGTGCGTCCAGGCCTCGTGCTCGCGATCGAGCCCATGGTCGTCATCGGCGACCAGGCGACGTTCGTCGAAGATGACGACTGGACGGTCTCGACCGTCGACGGCACCGCAGGCTCCCATTGGGAGCACAGTGTGGCCGTGCATGATGACGGCATCTGGGTGCTCACGGCACCCGACGGCGGTGCGGAAGGGCTGGCGCCGTTCGGCGTGACGCCCGTGCCCATCGCCTGA
- a CDS encoding adenylate kinase translates to MTRLLIVGPQGSGKGTQGVRIAEAFGIPAISTGDVFRAAVAAGSDLGNQVKAIIEAGDLVSDELTSAVVRDRLAQADAEGGFLLDGYPRNVAQVAHLDEYLEGRDESLDVVIELSVPRDESIARIALRAKEQGRTDDTEEVIANRLGIYERETAPILDVYRTRGIVAPIDGVGTLDEITARILAALEARGLARPEAA, encoded by the coding sequence ATGACCAGGCTTCTGATCGTGGGGCCGCAGGGCTCCGGCAAGGGCACGCAGGGCGTGCGCATCGCCGAGGCGTTCGGCATCCCCGCCATCTCGACGGGCGACGTCTTCCGCGCGGCTGTCGCCGCCGGCAGCGACCTGGGCAACCAGGTGAAGGCGATCATCGAGGCCGGAGACCTGGTCTCGGACGAGCTGACCAGCGCCGTCGTGCGCGACCGTCTCGCCCAGGCCGACGCCGAGGGCGGGTTCCTCCTCGACGGCTACCCGCGGAACGTGGCGCAGGTGGCGCACCTCGACGAGTACCTCGAGGGCCGCGACGAGTCGCTGGACGTCGTCATCGAGCTGAGCGTCCCGCGTGACGAGAGCATCGCCCGCATCGCGCTGCGCGCGAAGGAACAGGGTCGCACCGACGACACCGAAGAGGTCATCGCGAACCGCCTCGGCATCTACGAGCGCGAGACGGCCCCGATCCTCGACGTATACCGCACCCGCGGCATCGTGGCGCCGATCGACGGCGTCGGCACCCTCGACGAGATCACCGCACGCATCCTCGCGGCCCTCGAGGCGCGCGGACTCGCGCGTCCCGAAGCTGCCTGA
- the secY gene encoding preprotein translocase subunit SecY, with translation MFSAIARVFRTPDLRRKIAFTLGIIVLYRFGAHVPAPFVDFPNVQSCLDQSGSTDGLLSLVNLFSGGALLQLSIFALGVMPYITATIIVQLLRVVIPHFETLYKEGQAGQARLTQYTRYLTIALALLQSTTLVTVARSGQLFGTTGIAECAQLLTNDAWWAQLLMIITLTAGTGLIMWFAELVTERGIGNGMSLLIFTSIAATFPAALGAIWAARGFEIFLLVIAVGIVVMSLVVFVEQSQRRIPVQYAKRMVGRRTYGGTNTYIPIKVNMAGVVPVIFASSLLYIPALIAQFNMQPDENNQIPGWVTWIQTYFTNGDHPLYMAVYFLLIIGFTYFYVAITFNPVEVADNMKKYGGFIPGIRAGRPTAEYLDYVLTRITLPGSLYLGLIALLPLIALATVGANQNFPFGGASILIIVGVGLETVKQIDAQLQQRHYEGLLR, from the coding sequence TTGTTCAGCGCCATCGCGCGGGTCTTCCGTACCCCCGACCTCCGTCGGAAGATCGCATTCACCCTGGGCATCATCGTGCTGTACCGCTTCGGTGCCCACGTCCCCGCGCCCTTCGTAGACTTCCCGAACGTCCAGTCCTGCCTCGATCAGAGCGGCTCCACCGACGGACTGCTCTCGCTCGTGAACCTGTTCTCCGGCGGTGCACTGCTGCAGCTGTCGATCTTCGCGCTGGGCGTCATGCCGTACATCACGGCCACGATCATCGTGCAGCTGCTGCGCGTGGTCATCCCGCACTTCGAGACCCTCTACAAGGAGGGCCAGGCGGGCCAGGCTCGTCTGACGCAGTACACCCGCTACCTGACGATCGCACTTGCACTGCTGCAGTCGACCACCCTCGTCACCGTGGCCCGTTCGGGTCAGCTCTTCGGTACCACCGGCATCGCCGAGTGCGCGCAGCTGCTGACCAACGACGCGTGGTGGGCGCAGCTGCTCATGATCATCACGCTGACCGCCGGCACGGGCCTCATCATGTGGTTCGCCGAGCTCGTCACCGAGCGCGGCATCGGCAACGGCATGTCGCTGCTCATCTTCACCTCGATCGCCGCGACCTTCCCGGCCGCCCTCGGCGCCATCTGGGCCGCCCGCGGCTTCGAGATCTTCCTCCTCGTCATCGCCGTCGGAATCGTCGTGATGTCGCTGGTCGTGTTCGTCGAGCAGTCGCAGCGCCGCATCCCGGTGCAGTACGCCAAGCGCATGGTCGGTCGTCGCACCTACGGCGGCACCAACACCTACATCCCGATCAAGGTGAACATGGCCGGCGTCGTGCCTGTCATCTTCGCGTCGTCGCTTCTGTACATCCCCGCGCTCATCGCGCAGTTCAACATGCAGCCCGACGAGAACAACCAGATCCCGGGCTGGGTCACCTGGATCCAGACGTATTTCACCAACGGCGACCACCCGCTGTACATGGCGGTGTACTTCCTGCTGATCATCGGCTTCACCTACTTCTACGTCGCGATCACGTTCAACCCTGTCGAGGTCGCCGACAACATGAAGAAGTACGGCGGATTCATCCCCGGCATCCGTGCCGGCCGCCCCACGGCCGAGTACCTCGACTACGTGCTGACGCGCATCACGCTCCCCGGCTCGCTGTACCTGGGTCTCATCGCGCTCCTGCCGCTCATCGCCCTGGCGACGGTCGGCGCCAACCAGAACTTCCCGTTCGGTGGCGCCTCGATCCTCATCATCGTCGGCGTCGGCCTCGAGACCGTGAAGCAGATCGACGCGCAGCTGCAGCAGCGCCACTACGAAGGGCTCCTCCGATGA
- the rplO gene encoding 50S ribosomal protein L15 produces the protein MAEKAEKNEAVEAEAPKKAPAKKAAAPKAAAAKPAAKKAPAKKAEPKADAPASRPGVLKVHHLRPVPGSNTAKTRVGRGEGSKGKTAGRGTKGQKARYQVKAGFEGGQMPLHMRTPKLRGFKNPFRVEYQVVNLDKLAELYPTGGDVTVGDLVAKGAVRKNEKVKVLGTGDISVKLTVSVDKVSGSAEQKIVAAGGTVK, from the coding sequence ATGGCTGAGAAGGCCGAGAAGAACGAGGCCGTCGAGGCAGAAGCCCCCAAGAAGGCTCCTGCCAAGAAGGCTGCTGCGCCCAAGGCCGCCGCTGCGAAGCCGGCTGCCAAGAAGGCGCCCGCCAAGAAGGCCGAGCCGAAGGCGGATGCTCCGGCATCGCGCCCCGGCGTGCTGAAGGTGCACCACCTGCGTCCGGTCCCGGGCTCCAACACCGCCAAGACCCGCGTGGGTCGCGGTGAGGGCTCGAAGGGCAAGACCGCCGGTCGTGGCACCAAGGGCCAGAAGGCCCGCTACCAGGTCAAGGCAGGTTTCGAGGGTGGGCAGATGCCGCTGCACATGCGCACCCCGAAGCTCCGTGGCTTCAAGAACCCGTTCCGCGTCGAGTACCAGGTCGTGAACCTGGACAAGCTCGCGGAGCTGTACCCCACCGGTGGCGATGTCACCGTCGGCGACCTGGTCGCCAAGGGTGCGGTGCGCAAGAACGAGAAGGTCAAGGTGCTCGGCACCGGCGACATCTCGGTGAAGCTCACTGTGTCGGTCGACAAGGTCTCGGGTTCCGCCGAGCAGAAGATCGTCGCAGCAGGCGGCACCGTCAAGTAA